Part of the Prosthecobacter sp. genome, AGGCCGAAGACAGCGGAGCACCTTCGGAAACGAGGTTGGTGACTTTGGCGAGCAGCGATTGGATGAAGACGTTGGCGGAAATCTTCGAGACGAGGCGGATGCTGTTGAGCAGCGGCACGCCATTGGTGATCAGGTTGCCCAAGGAGTGCGCAAACTGCGCGTAGAAGCGCATGGACATGATCGCTCCGAACAGCGGGAGCTTGAGTTTGGTGGCGTCCCACCACAGGCGGCCTGCGGGGCTGGAAATGTAACCACGGAAGGTCAGAACGATGGCGGTGATGGCAGCAAGAATGGCCCACCACCACTGGCCGAAGAAATGATTGAAGCTGATGAGCAACTGCGTGGCCGCAGGAAGCTGCTGGCCGTTTTTCCCCATCAAATCCATGATCTGCGGCACCATGAAGGTCATGAACACGACCATGAGAACCACGCAGGCACCGATGAGAAAGGCGGGGTAGATCATCGCCTGGGTCACCTTGGCCTGAAGATCGGCCATGACGGCCAGATTGGTCGCGAGACGACGCAAAATGCTCGGCAGAGAGCCGCTGACCTCACCGGCGGCGGCGAGATTGCAGTAAAGATCATCGAAGCTTGGCGATGCTTTTCTCAGAGCCTTCGCCACAGTCGAGCCTTCGCGCAGTTCATTGCGCATCGTGGTCGAGATGCGCCGCAGGGCAGAGGCTTCCTGCCGCTCCTGCATGATGCGAAACGCCTGATCAATTTGCAGGCCGCCATCGAGCAGATCGGCGAGTTCTTCCGTGAACAAGATCAACTGCGCCCGCTTCAACTTCACCGGACCTTCCGCCGCGTCCGCTTTCGCCTTCGCCGTTTCGGATTTCTCCTCCTGCGTGACCTTCACCGGCGTCAGCGCCTGTGCCTCGATATTCCGAAACGCCTCAGCTCTGGATCCTACCGTAACCGATCCGGTGATTGTTTGTCCGGTTGCAGTGAGAGCTGTGTAGGTAAATGCGGGCATGGCGCTCTGTTAATTCAGCGAGTGTGGATTTCAATCTTACTCACTGGCAGCCGTCACGGTCATGACTTCCTCCAGCGTGGTGACGCCTTCGGATGCCTTGCGGAAGCCGTATTGGCGCATCGGGACCATGCCGTCTTTGAGAGCCTGGGCTTTGAGTTCCATGCTGTTGGCGCGATTGTTGATCTTGTCCTGCAAAGCTTCGGACATGAGGCAGATCTCCATGATGGCGAGACGGCCAGTGAAGCCGGTGTTGCGGCAGGCACGGCAGCCGACGGGTTTGAAGAGCTTGTTTTTCCACTCCAGCGGGAAGCCGATGGTGCGCAGGTGGCTGTCTTCGTGGTGCGCGGGCTGCTTGCAGAGATTGCACAGGGTGCGGACGAGGCGCTGGGCCTGGAAGGCACGCACAGAGGATGAAATCATGAACGGCTCGATGCCCATGTCGAGCAGACGGGAGATGCCGCCGACGGCATCGTTGGTGTGCAGCGTGGAGAAGACCAAGTGACCGGTCAAGGCACCGCGGATGGCGATTTCGACCGTCTCCTGGTCGCGCATTTCACCGACCATGATGACGTTCGGGTCGCCACGCAGGATGCTGCGCAGACCAGCGGCGAAGGTGAGGTCGATCTCCGGCTTCACGGCGATCTGGATGATGCCATCGAGCTTGTTTTCGACCGGATCCTCGATGGTGACGATGCGCCGCTCCTTGGTGTTGAGTTCCTTGAGGAAGGTATAAAGAGTGGACGACTTGCCGGAACCAGTGGGGCCGGTGACGAGGATGATGCCGTTCGGCGCGGCGAGCAGCTTGCGAATCGTCGCCTCGGTGGCGGGATCAAGGCCGAGGGACATGATGTCGAATTTTTTGCGCGTGAGCAGACGGAGCGCGACGGATTCGCCGTTGACGCTCGGGATCGTTGCCACACGCACGTCGATGGGTTCGCCATCGAGTTCGAGGTTGATGCGGCCGTCCTGCGGCATGCGGCGTTCGGCGATGTCGAGGTTCGCCATGATTTTGAGGCGCGAGATGAGCGAGGATTGCAGCAGGCGCATGTTCGGTGGCACGGGGACTTCGAGCAGCTTGCCATCGACGCGGTAGCGGATGCGCAGGTCGCGCTCCAGCGGCTCGACGTGGATGTCGGTGGCGCGTTCCTTGAGCGCTTCGCGGAAAACCTGGTTCACGAAGTTCATCACCGTGGCCTCTTCGTCTGCTTCATCGAGGACGTTGACCTCCTGCTTGAGGTCGTCGTGGTCATCCCCGCTTTCACGTCCTTCGAGAAGTTCTTCGAAATTTTCAGCACCGACGCCGTAGCCCTGATGCAGCGCTTCGAGGATGCGATGACGCGGCGCGATCTGCCAGTGGACGCGTTTGCGCAGCTCCTGGCCGACGGCCTGACGGGCACTGAGGTCGAAGGGATTGTAGGTAAGAATGGTGACTTCACCGTTGGCGACCTCTGAAGGGCAAATGCGGTGGCGCAGGGCCAGCTTGGCCGGAAAACGGCTGTGAAGGCCTTCAGCGGCATCGGCGATGCCATTTTCGGAGAAGGGCATGCCCAATCCGGTCGCAAGCTGGGCGAAAAAGCGATCTTCATCGACCATGCTGCTGTCCACGACGGCATCCAGGAGTGGCTGGCGCTTGTCTGCGGCGAGTTCGAGGGCGTGGCGCAGGCGGGTGGGCTCCTCGCATCCGGCGCTGGTGGCGGTGCGGACAAGAACGTCGATCAAGGTGGTGGCGGGCATGTGGGGCGATACAACGCAGGGACAGGGGCAAAGTTTCGATCTAGCTACAAGAGGTTTGTTGGGGAAAGAAAATCTGTGGAGCCATGGGAATCGTGTGCTACATCGCAACCTGCATGAATATCCTCCTCCCCATCTGCCGTCGTTCCCTGAAGGCGCTCGCCTTCGCCGGGCTTGCCCTCGCCTTGAGCCAATGTGCTGTCGTGAAAAAAGGCAACTACTCGCTCAATTTTGATCCACCCACGAAGCCGGTGAAAAACCCCTCGGCCGTGAAGGTGAAGCTCAGCACCGGCGCCCAGCGCGTGTATGTGATGGAAGGCAATGAAGTGCTGCTTGCCACGCCATGCTCAGTCGGTACCGCCAGCAGCCCGACGCCGCTCGGCACGTATTCGATTTACAGCAAGACGGCCAACCGCCGTCGTGCCAGCAGCCCTGGCGCCGGTTATCCGATGACGTTCTGGATGGAGTTCAAGTCCGCCTACGGCATGCACTGGGGCTGGGTGAAGCCTTATCCCTGCACCCACGGCTGCGTGCGTCTGCCGATCAAATCCGCGCAGAAGATCTTCAGCATGGTGAAAAGTGGCACGCCGCTCATCATCGCCACCTCTCACCCGGAAGACGCCACCCATGGCAAGTCGCTTCCTGTGCTGGATGACTCCACGCTGGCCGACCCACCCGATTCCTACATGATGAGTAACAAGGTCTTCGAAGACGCCGCGAAGGGCAAAATGTACTATTGATTCGCCGGCCAGTTTTTTTCTCATCAATGTCTGCTCCAGCACCCTCTCCAGCCGCCCGCCGTGTGAATGTCCGCACGCCGGAGGTCATGGAGCGTGTGCAGGCGGAGGTGGAGACGCATTACCGCAGCCACATCGTCGAAAAAATCCGGGCGCGTGGCAGCATGCTGACCGTGGGCAACACCACGATTCGTCTCGCTCGTGATTTCGGTTTCTGCTACGGCGTGGAGCGTGCCATCGACCTCGCCTATGCGGCGCGGAAGGTGTTTGCCGACCGACGGGTGTTCCTGCTGGGAGAGATCATCCACAATCAGGAGGTGAACCGCCAGCTCACCGAAATGGGCGTGGTCAGCATCCCGAACAGCGAACATGAGGCGATGGTCGCCACCATGACGAACGAGGATGTCGTCATCGTGCCCGCTTTCGGTGCTGAAAC contains:
- a CDS encoding type II secretion system F family protein; the protein is MPAFTYTALTATGQTITGSVTVGSRAEAFRNIEAQALTPVKVTQEEKSETAKAKADAAEGPVKLKRAQLILFTEELADLLDGGLQIDQAFRIMQERQEASALRRISTTMRNELREGSTVAKALRKASPSFDDLYCNLAAAGEVSGSLPSILRRLATNLAVMADLQAKVTQAMIYPAFLIGACVVLMVVFMTFMVPQIMDLMGKNGQQLPAATQLLISFNHFFGQWWWAILAAITAIVLTFRGYISSPAGRLWWDATKLKLPLFGAIMSMRFYAQFAHSLGNLITNGVPLLNSIRLVSKISANVFIQSLLAKVTNLVSEGAPLSSALRKVGSFPLLLADMIGVGEQTGQLGKSMEKCAIRYDKELDKRIKRMTAMITPVILIFMAIMVGTVAYSIVAAIAQSVTGIRGQ
- a CDS encoding GspE/PulE family protein → MPATTLIDVLVRTATSAGCEEPTRLRHALELAADKRQPLLDAVVDSSMVDEDRFFAQLATGLGMPFSENGIADAAEGLHSRFPAKLALRHRICPSEVANGEVTILTYNPFDLSARQAVGQELRKRVHWQIAPRHRILEALHQGYGVGAENFEELLEGRESGDDHDDLKQEVNVLDEADEEATVMNFVNQVFREALKERATDIHVEPLERDLRIRYRVDGKLLEVPVPPNMRLLQSSLISRLKIMANLDIAERRMPQDGRINLELDGEPIDVRVATIPSVNGESVALRLLTRKKFDIMSLGLDPATEATIRKLLAAPNGIILVTGPTGSGKSSTLYTFLKELNTKERRIVTIEDPVENKLDGIIQIAVKPEIDLTFAAGLRSILRGDPNVIMVGEMRDQETVEIAIRGALTGHLVFSTLHTNDAVGGISRLLDMGIEPFMISSSVRAFQAQRLVRTLCNLCKQPAHHEDSHLRTIGFPLEWKNKLFKPVGCRACRNTGFTGRLAIMEICLMSEALQDKINNRANSMELKAQALKDGMVPMRQYGFRKASEGVTTLEEVMTVTAASE
- a CDS encoding L,D-transpeptidase, coding for MNILLPICRRSLKALAFAGLALALSQCAVVKKGNYSLNFDPPTKPVKNPSAVKVKLSTGAQRVYVMEGNEVLLATPCSVGTASSPTPLGTYSIYSKTANRRRASSPGAGYPMTFWMEFKSAYGMHWGWVKPYPCTHGCVRLPIKSAQKIFSMVKSGTPLIIATSHPEDATHGKSLPVLDDSTLADPPDSYMMSNKVFEDAAKGKMYY